Proteins encoded in a region of the Acidimicrobiales bacterium genome:
- a CDS encoding response regulator transcription factor → MRVVLVDDHQMVLDGLAAMLRPHAARIEIVGQTTTAAAAADLVASLQPDLVLLDVRLKGASGLDLCQDLLTRLPDVRVVFLTVYDDEQYLFQALRAGASGFLLKRVTGQELVGHLERVMDGEIAIDPALMGRVALSAAKLHSGEYWPGAHLGLTHRESEVLEQMVRGLSHRAVARTLLMGEETVKTHARAIYRKLGVADRAQAIAAALREGLFH, encoded by the coding sequence ATGCGCGTCGTGCTGGTGGACGACCACCAGATGGTCCTCGACGGTCTGGCCGCCATGCTGCGGCCCCATGCCGCCCGCATCGAGATCGTCGGCCAGACGACCACGGCCGCCGCCGCCGCCGACCTGGTGGCATCGCTGCAGCCCGACCTCGTCCTCCTCGACGTGCGCCTGAAGGGGGCCAGCGGCCTCGACCTGTGCCAGGACCTGCTCACCCGCCTTCCCGACGTGCGGGTGGTGTTCCTCACGGTCTACGACGACGAGCAGTACCTGTTCCAGGCCCTGCGGGCCGGGGCATCGGGGTTCCTCCTCAAACGCGTCACCGGCCAGGAGCTGGTCGGCCACCTGGAGCGGGTGATGGACGGCGAGATCGCCATCGACCCGGCGCTGATGGGCCGGGTCGCCCTGTCCGCCGCCAAGCTGCACAGCGGGGAGTACTGGCCCGGCGCCCACCTCGGCCTCACCCACCGGGAGAGCGAGGTGCTCGAGCAGATGGTGCGGGGGCTCTCGCATCGCGCCGTGGCGCGCACGCTCCTGATGGGCGAGGAGACGGTGAAGACGCACGCCCGCGCCATCTACCGCAAGCTCGGCGTGGCCGACCGCGCCCAGGCCATCGCCGCCGCCCTCCGCGAGGGGCTGTTCCACTGA